Below is a window of bacterium DNA.
CGCTTCGGCGCCCGAAACCCCGGGCCGGGCCGAGCCGGAGACTCGCTATGCCGACATCACTCCGCCTTCGCTGGCGAGCCGGATCTTCATAGCCAAAGCCGTCTGCCCGCGGAGGCTTCCACTGACCTTCGGCCGGGCCCGGCTTCGGGGCGCCGAAAAGCTGCCCGAGGAGCTGCTCGTCCATCCCTTTGTCTGATCTTTCGTCGGATTTTTAATGCACACCCCCCTTTGAAAAAGAGGGGCTGGGGGGATTTAAAGACATGGCAAGCCCCAGAACCTGCATGGGTATTCCTACGACCGCTTCAAATCCCCCCTACCCCCCTTTTTCAAAGGGGGGATTCTCGGAGGAGCGGAGCTGGGGCTTCACTCCGTAACAGAAGCGGTCCAAGAAGGCCTTCTCGTTCCTGGGATTCAAGAATTTGCAGAAGCGAACCAAGACACCCCAGCGCTCCGAATAATTCACGCCGGCGATGTTGTATTCGGCGCGGTTGAGCATCTTGACTTGGGCCAGATTGGAAGGGGAAATGTCGGCTTCGGTTTTCACCACGCCGAAATTCCGCAAAATTTGATGAACGAAGTCCTGGATCTTGGTGCCGCGGCCTTGGGATTGGAATTCCGACAAAAAGTAGAGGTTCCGGTGATAGTAGGTGCTCCAATCGATGAGGGTTCCGGTGTAGACGCCGATGACCTTGGAATCGCGCCGGAACACCATGAAATCCCCGACCTCCCGGTAATATTTTTGCTTGAACTCGGTGAAGGGGTCCTCGAGGAAGGGCATTTCCTGGCCCTCCAGCGTGAAAACCCGGGCGTAGTTTTCGCGGTGAAACTCCATCGCTTGGTCGAAGCTGGAAAGTTCGATTTGTTCGTGCTCGTCGATCCTATGAGGCAGGTGATCTTCCCAATTGAAACCGAGAACCTTCTCGCTCAGGCTTTTTTGCCGCGACATGAAACCTCCTCCACCCGAGCAAGCACCAGCTTATGAGCGGGTCCCTGCCATTGTCAAAATAAAAGCGCCCCGCCAAAAGCGGGGCGCTTTTACCATTTACTGAGTGGAGTCCCAATTACGACGATCGTATTTATTGGCCGGCTTCTCTCTCGGTCGCTGGGAGTCGCTTTGCGGCACAAGCGTCCCTTCGGGCTGCTCTCGCTCGTATTTGCTTTTATGTTGGAAGTGCTTCCCTTCCTCAGGAGACGGCGCTGCTTCC
It encodes the following:
- a CDS encoding GNAT family N-acetyltransferase, with product MSRQKSLSEKVLGFNWEDHLPHRIDEHEQIELSSFDQAMEFHRENYARVFTLEGQEMPFLEDPFTEFKQKYYREVGDFMVFRRDSKVIGVYTGTLIDWSTYYHRNLYFLSEFQSQGRGTKIQDFVHQILRNFGVVKTEADISPSNLAQVKMLNRAEYNIAGVNYSERWGVLVRFCKFLNPRNEKAFLDRFCYGVKPQLRSSENPPFEKGG